In Archangium violaceum, the following are encoded in one genomic region:
- a CDS encoding type I polyketide synthase has protein sequence MEAIAVVGMGCVLPNALRVSDFWNSITAGRVSLTKVPARAWNHALHFHPDRSIPDKTHCELGGFITDFVFDWRKYKVPPSDAQQVNPLQWMILEAGTQALSEVRNIPKDSTSIILGATGLGWQRDSGMRIRLEDMLDAVRSTAEFQALPASRQQELLDVTAMQLRERLKEVSEDNVVGASASVACGRINMHFDLKGLHYSVDAGFASSLASLDLAVRGLRDGEFDLAVAGGASEMLTPLEFIAFSKMGGLSSQGTIRPFAEQADGTLLGEGVAMFALKRLSDAERDGDTIYALVRGVGGSSDGRGKSLVAPRSEGQAMAMRRALEDAGVEPGSVQYVECHATGTQVGDASEVRALASVYTGAPGGSIALGSVKANIGHLRAGAGAAGLLKAVLSLHHGVIPPQPGVEQVNPKLEMERTPFFVPKKAQSYRPDAPARAAVSSFSFGGNNFHAVLEAYRPAERRQAPAVRARPKDEPLAIIGLGGIFPGASNVKDFWKRLVEGYDATREIPKERWDIERYYDPDRKDKAYTKLGCFVDEFPKPSLEMRIPPAAWASLDPSHVLMLWCADEALQDAGFAPDKWNRDRVAMSFAFLPYQGKKFQADTRTHWSEFAHELSLTLEKSGMPAATRDAVLRRAEERYKANLPPISEDSLTGYLGSLNAGRIANLYDFHGPHMVTDSACASAHAALHASWKMLQHREADVVLTGGVWCDMLPEFFIAACRFNALSAHGSFPFNTRADGFIPGEGAGVFVLKRLSDAERDGNRIHAVIRSVAGASDGKGRSVLAPSEAGEALAMKRALAAANIPSASVDLVEAHGTGTALGDVTEARATHAAYSEGRDRPILLGSVKSNIGHLNAAAGTAGMMKVTLALKNAFIPQSLKCEPLNPKIPEGVEVVATARDWPQPQDGGPRRAGVSGFGVGGANFHTILEEYRPSPKKPAAVTEGSSSEGGEPRLVAVAGADARTCLAQLDRLCELPEPLEDTRQTPEGPFRMALTARSREELRKKRDFLRKAAQTGGDLEFLAQSGIFVGGPESPLRGAPVAITFPGQGGQYANMLRPLAQAYPLVARTLDEADAIYVRLTGRTLTSGFFTDDPRSYQQNDEDIHAAVFLVNVALYRLLSAHGIHAEYLIGQSAGELAALVAAGSLSLEEGLRAIHSRTLAVLEMPTEDPGQMAALSCPAELVPELLEGLPGYATLAADNGPRACIVSADRHALPELVKRCEAQGIECTVLAVSHGYHSELIGAARPVYQRVLEGLRFRKPQACLVSTIDAAPYGNRPPSEYPAFLSSQFVEPVRLRKAIEAAHQRGARIFIEAGPKWSLTQFTRETLKGKTHGAIASIHPKVGDMEQFKRLVGHAFVNGVGQLSPDEAGGFSPADVEETLLQMPLEGVLEPASAMKVALALGEEFGVDASGARLEHLRTFESIIALVEQLRAEAPTSASVAAQALKHAPPAPPAAQAQAPKPAPAPARQPEPAAAPDVDPVALREEVRIVLLDNVVAKTGYPEDMLDLDLDLEADLGIDTVKQVDIFSRTREHFGVPRDPNRSLREFNTLGKVIEHIIERTLALSASAAASKAPAAPARPSAPPPPAPAAARPAPTPAIPPAPRPTAPAMTVSRPSAPAARAEPQPRAAAPAPAPAKPAANLEDLSEQVRAVLLKNVVEKTGYPEDMLELDLDLEADLGIDTVKQVDIFARTREYFGVPRDPNRSLREFNTLGKVIEHIVERVHSTSATERVAAAVQSAAVSVPPAQVESMGRSGNGANGHAGSRSVREALLAMDLRQAGVKNEELRKLGEAMASRLGTAAPEANKVRTLQELLQHLVKDR, from the coding sequence ATGGAAGCCATCGCCGTGGTGGGAATGGGTTGTGTCCTGCCCAATGCCCTTCGCGTTTCGGACTTCTGGAACAGCATCACCGCCGGCAGGGTGTCGCTGACGAAGGTCCCCGCCCGTGCCTGGAACCACGCGCTCCATTTCCACCCGGACCGATCAATTCCAGACAAGACGCACTGTGAGCTGGGCGGCTTCATCACGGACTTCGTCTTTGATTGGCGCAAGTACAAGGTGCCGCCGTCCGACGCGCAGCAGGTCAACCCGCTGCAGTGGATGATCCTGGAGGCGGGCACCCAGGCGCTGTCCGAGGTGCGCAACATCCCCAAGGACTCCACGTCCATCATCCTGGGCGCCACGGGCCTGGGCTGGCAGCGCGACAGCGGGATGCGGATCCGCCTGGAGGACATGCTGGACGCGGTGCGCTCCACGGCCGAGTTCCAGGCCCTGCCGGCCTCGAGGCAGCAGGAGCTGCTGGACGTCACGGCCATGCAACTGCGCGAGCGCCTCAAGGAGGTCAGCGAGGACAACGTGGTGGGCGCCTCGGCCAGCGTGGCCTGCGGGCGCATCAACATGCACTTCGACCTCAAGGGGCTGCACTACTCGGTGGACGCGGGCTTCGCCTCCTCCCTGGCGTCCCTGGACCTGGCGGTGCGGGGGCTGCGTGACGGCGAGTTCGACCTCGCCGTCGCTGGCGGTGCGAGCGAGATGCTGACGCCGCTGGAGTTCATCGCCTTCTCCAAGATGGGCGGGCTCTCCAGCCAGGGCACCATCCGGCCCTTCGCCGAGCAGGCGGACGGTACCCTGCTCGGTGAGGGGGTGGCCATGTTCGCCCTCAAGCGCTTGTCGGACGCGGAGCGGGACGGGGACACCATCTACGCGCTGGTGCGCGGCGTGGGCGGCTCGTCGGACGGCCGGGGCAAGTCGCTGGTGGCGCCGCGCAGCGAGGGCCAGGCGATGGCCATGCGCCGCGCGCTCGAGGACGCCGGCGTGGAGCCGGGCTCGGTGCAGTACGTGGAGTGCCATGCCACGGGCACCCAGGTGGGCGACGCCAGCGAGGTGCGGGCGCTCGCCAGCGTGTACACGGGCGCGCCGGGCGGCTCCATCGCGCTCGGCTCGGTGAAGGCCAACATCGGCCACCTGCGCGCGGGAGCCGGCGCCGCCGGACTGCTCAAGGCCGTGCTCTCGCTGCACCACGGCGTCATCCCCCCGCAGCCCGGCGTGGAGCAGGTCAACCCGAAGCTGGAGATGGAGCGCACGCCCTTCTTCGTGCCGAAGAAGGCCCAGTCCTACCGCCCCGACGCCCCCGCCCGCGCGGCCGTCAGCTCCTTCAGCTTCGGCGGCAACAACTTCCACGCGGTGCTGGAGGCGTACCGCCCCGCCGAGCGCCGCCAGGCCCCCGCCGTCCGCGCCCGTCCCAAGGACGAGCCGCTGGCCATCATCGGCCTGGGAGGCATCTTCCCCGGCGCCTCCAACGTGAAGGACTTCTGGAAGCGCCTGGTGGAGGGCTACGACGCCACCCGGGAGATTCCCAAGGAGCGCTGGGACATCGAGCGCTATTACGACCCGGACCGCAAGGACAAGGCCTACACGAAGCTGGGCTGCTTCGTGGACGAGTTCCCCAAGCCGAGCCTGGAGATGCGGATTCCTCCGGCGGCCTGGGCCTCGTTGGACCCCTCGCACGTGCTGATGCTGTGGTGCGCGGACGAGGCGCTCCAGGACGCGGGCTTCGCCCCGGACAAGTGGAACCGGGACCGGGTGGCCATGTCCTTCGCCTTCCTGCCCTACCAGGGCAAGAAGTTCCAGGCGGACACGCGCACGCACTGGTCCGAGTTCGCCCACGAGCTGAGCCTGACGCTGGAGAAGTCCGGCATGCCGGCGGCCACGCGCGACGCGGTGCTGCGCCGCGCCGAGGAGCGCTACAAGGCGAACCTCCCGCCCATCAGCGAGGACAGCCTCACCGGCTACCTGGGCAGCCTCAACGCCGGCCGCATCGCCAACCTGTACGACTTCCACGGGCCGCACATGGTGACGGACTCGGCGTGCGCCAGCGCCCACGCCGCGCTCCATGCCTCGTGGAAGATGCTGCAGCACCGCGAGGCCGACGTCGTCCTCACCGGCGGCGTGTGGTGCGACATGCTGCCCGAGTTCTTCATCGCGGCCTGCCGCTTCAACGCGCTGTCCGCCCACGGCAGCTTCCCCTTCAACACCAGGGCGGACGGCTTCATCCCCGGCGAGGGCGCGGGCGTCTTCGTCCTCAAGCGCCTGTCCGACGCCGAGCGCGACGGCAACCGCATCCACGCCGTCATCCGCTCCGTCGCCGGCGCCAGTGACGGCAAGGGCCGCTCCGTGCTCGCCCCCAGCGAGGCGGGCGAGGCCCTGGCGATGAAGCGCGCGCTGGCCGCCGCCAACATCCCCTCCGCGAGCGTGGACCTGGTGGAGGCCCACGGCACCGGCACCGCCCTGGGAGACGTGACGGAGGCCCGCGCCACCCACGCCGCCTACAGCGAGGGCCGCGACCGGCCCATCCTCCTCGGCTCGGTGAAGTCGAACATCGGCCACCTGAACGCCGCGGCCGGCACCGCCGGCATGATGAAGGTCACCCTCGCGCTGAAGAACGCCTTCATCCCCCAGTCGCTCAAGTGCGAGCCGCTCAACCCGAAGATTCCCGAGGGTGTGGAGGTGGTGGCCACCGCGCGTGATTGGCCCCAGCCCCAGGACGGCGGACCGCGCCGCGCGGGCGTCAGCGGCTTCGGCGTCGGCGGCGCCAACTTCCACACCATCCTGGAGGAGTACCGGCCCTCGCCGAAGAAGCCGGCGGCGGTGACGGAGGGCTCCTCGTCCGAGGGCGGTGAGCCCCGGCTCGTCGCCGTGGCTGGCGCGGACGCGCGCACCTGCCTGGCGCAGCTGGACAGGCTGTGCGAGTTGCCCGAGCCGCTCGAGGACACGCGCCAGACGCCCGAGGGGCCCTTCCGCATGGCCCTCACGGCGCGCTCGCGCGAGGAGCTGCGCAAGAAGCGCGACTTCCTGCGCAAGGCGGCTCAGACGGGCGGGGACCTGGAGTTCCTCGCCCAGTCCGGCATCTTCGTCGGAGGCCCGGAGTCCCCCCTGCGCGGCGCCCCCGTGGCCATCACCTTCCCCGGCCAGGGCGGCCAGTACGCGAACATGCTCCGCCCGCTCGCCCAGGCCTACCCCCTGGTGGCGCGCACGCTGGACGAGGCGGACGCCATCTACGTGCGGCTCACCGGGCGCACGCTCACCAGCGGCTTCTTCACGGACGACCCGCGCAGCTACCAGCAGAACGACGAGGACATCCACGCGGCCGTCTTCCTCGTCAACGTGGCGCTCTACCGCCTGCTGTCGGCCCACGGCATCCACGCGGAGTACCTCATCGGCCAGAGCGCGGGCGAGCTGGCGGCCCTGGTGGCCGCGGGCAGCCTCTCCCTGGAAGAGGGCCTGCGCGCCATCCACTCGCGCACGCTCGCCGTGCTGGAGATGCCCACCGAGGACCCGGGCCAGATGGCGGCGCTCTCCTGCCCCGCCGAGTTGGTGCCCGAGCTGCTCGAGGGACTCCCCGGCTACGCGACCCTGGCCGCGGACAACGGGCCGCGCGCCTGCATCGTCTCCGCGGACCGCCATGCCCTGCCCGAGCTGGTCAAGCGCTGCGAGGCCCAGGGCATCGAGTGCACCGTGCTGGCCGTCTCCCACGGCTACCACTCGGAGCTCATCGGCGCGGCCCGCCCCGTCTACCAGCGAGTGCTGGAGGGACTGCGCTTCCGCAAGCCCCAGGCGTGCCTCGTCTCCACCATCGACGCGGCCCCCTACGGCAACCGGCCCCCGAGCGAGTACCCCGCCTTCCTGTCCAGCCAGTTCGTCGAGCCCGTCCGGCTGCGCAAGGCCATCGAGGCCGCCCACCAGCGCGGCGCTCGCATCTTCATCGAAGCGGGCCCCAAGTGGTCCCTTACGCAATTCACTCGCGAGACCTTGAAGGGTAAGACCCACGGGGCTATCGCGTCGATTCATCCCAAGGTAGGTGACATGGAACAGTTCAAGCGCCTCGTGGGTCATGCGTTCGTCAACGGCGTCGGCCAGCTTTCGCCGGACGAGGCGGGTGGTTTCTCCCCGGCCGACGTCGAGGAGACGCTGCTCCAGATGCCGCTCGAGGGGGTCCTGGAGCCCGCTTCCGCCATGAAGGTGGCGCTCGCCCTGGGCGAGGAGTTCGGCGTGGACGCTTCCGGGGCCCGGCTGGAGCACCTGAGGACGTTCGAGTCCATCATCGCCCTGGTCGAGCAGCTGCGCGCCGAGGCGCCCACGTCCGCCTCCGTGGCGGCCCAGGCCCTGAAGCATGCGCCTCCCGCGCCTCCGGCGGCCCAGGCCCAGGCCCCGAAGCCGGCTCCCGCGCCGGCCCGGCAGCCCGAGCCCGCCGCGGCGCCGGACGTCGACCCCGTGGCCCTGAGGGAAGAGGTCCGCATCGTCCTCCTGGACAACGTGGTGGCCAAGACGGGCTACCCCGAGGACATGCTCGACCTGGACCTGGACCTCGAGGCCGACCTCGGCATCGACACCGTCAAGCAGGTGGACATCTTCTCGCGCACCCGTGAGCACTTCGGCGTCCCGAGAGACCCCAACCGCTCGCTGCGCGAGTTCAACACCCTGGGCAAGGTCATCGAGCACATCATCGAGCGCACGCTCGCGCTGAGCGCCAGTGCCGCCGCCTCCAAGGCGCCCGCCGCCCCGGCCCGTCCGAGCGCGCCGCCGCCTCCCGCTCCCGCCGCGGCCCGGCCGGCCCCCACTCCCGCCATCCCCCCGGCGCCCCGTCCCACCGCTCCCGCGATGACGGTGTCCCGGCCGAGCGCTCCGGCCGCCCGCGCCGAGCCCCAGCCCCGCGCCGCCGCGCCCGCTCCGGCCCCGGCCAAGCCCGCCGCCAACCTCGAGGACCTGAGCGAGCAGGTCCGCGCCGTCCTCCTGAAGAACGTGGTGGAGAAGACGGGCTACCCCGAGGACATGCTGGAGCTGGACCTGGACCTCGAGGCCGACCTCGGCATCGACACCGTCAAGCAGGTGGACATCTTCGCGCGCACCCGCGAGTACTTCGGCGTCCCGAGAGACCCCAACCGCTCGCTGCGCGAGTTCAACACCCTGGGCAAGGTCATCGAGCACATCGTCGAGCGCGTGCACTCCACGAGCGCCACGGAGCGCGTGGCCGCGGCGGTGCAGTCGGCCGCCGTCTCCGTGCCGCCCGCCCAGGTCGAGTCCATGGGCCGCTCGGGCAATGGCGCCAATGGCCATGCGGGCTCGCGCTCGGTGCGCGAGGCGCTGCTCGCCATGGACCTGCGCCAGGCCGGCGTGAAGAACGAGGAGCTGCGCAAGCTGGGTGAGGCCATGGCCTCGCGCCTGGGAACCGCCGCGCCCGAGGCGAACAAGGTCCGCACCCTGCAGGAGCTCCTCCAGCATCTGGTGAAGGACCGGTAG
- a CDS encoding SDR family NAD(P)-dependent oxidoreductase, whose translation MTSPTNIPLAIVGLGCNLPGADSPSRFMNLGLEGMRALKPAPEEWATGLGLHHALMGGFVEEEGRDWKRFRLPPNQVEKMHRMDRLLHLALLQATEDAGYGPEKSPGARCAIYLGATGLGVDMKIDQTLRLRTPEMREHLAAMLQEHAEGDRLLEAVDRHVSEHTPPITVESIPTTATIVAGRLSSMLDTRGGHLAIDAGTASSLAALKFASQSLQHGHCDVAVVGAVSPLLSPSSFGLLAARGWLAAEELLSLDARSAGTLPGEGAVALVLCRLDDALADGQRIYAVLHGVTSEMNLKQGLSRMSRLVDRAARTCLDMTGVDPELVRHVEMQACGIPSLEDQELLGLRSALGATRSELLTFSSAAPQVGFQQAASGLVSVMRAALALHGGMRPPISGLTTPRYETQSTLECLARPTKLPPRSYVGVSSLGWAGLAYHALLGAAPSREATPTVRPVRAPSQKFAIVGMGAVAPGASDAKSLWSNIITKADAIGDLPPSRFNVHRILNGLMGPGEIIPRLAGVVDLPAPDPRWLKLPPPQAAALDPAVVLFTKAAEEALEQAGYQPGQWNGRRVQVVVGQLPARAKEFQTEQRFVSERYLTLAEEALRAQGMSARKLLPLLETLRQSLLSAVPPLDENTLWYYTGMTCATRLASIHDFTGGVMAVDAACSSSLAAVHIALLSLANREADAVVAGGVAFNLAPEYVAPLAVLGFLSPRGTFPFDDRADGFVPAEGAGAIVIKRLEDAEATKDNILAVISGIGFSSDGRGTTLLAPNPKGQARAVERALEDAKAHPNQVGLLEAHGTGTRAGDLSEATAYGEVFQARGRDTPVPMGTLKSQIGHTSSASGMLGLIKAAFAVNQAFLPPMNGGEFPKSEIHFDKLPISLSLEGRPWPTPREGRRLAGVSTFALGGSNYHVVLEEHDNTHRIPKTPGPQPNVMGQPIPSRGLFAQRWRADLTPLSLSSEKRYPVAGKKLLLLGDDPGMVASFTRVLSGRGARVLTVPLAGITDPLEVERKVRRASEDLGGADGVIDLAAFGPAEYFLTLGSARFARRTAETTARWHGTGRALYERLGDPKRTACYVAVTAMGGDFGFLGDGGNVLGGSTAGFLKALKQELPGAIIKIVDFEPSTSHWVLAETVTRELEEGSDRTEIGYLAGRRFVVGMRRADFPEGSPVLRKVDPSWVLLFSGGGRGAVFEVAKAVARLGPKVILTGRTPAPIGAEPYLALNDEAFEAFRKEEMVRRKKEDPTLTPVKFAESFDTIIRARELWRNLQEVYAQGLPIEYETCDIRNAADVRAMVDRVREYHGHIDGLVHGAMIEASKSLPDKTPGMVAATVDVKVMGLVHLLEATRRDDLKLVMCFGSGAGRFGNKGQTDYSAANDLMSKVTMAYAHRARSHMRCVTIDWTAWEGSGAAVRNREVVQGTGVSFITPAEGAYWFINELMLGRSEREVAIFEERLFREWPFLGASAEGPVPRKVYDDRGFLLVPSDFPMLECVEEHTPEKLVATRTFDLNNDPFLLQHQLHSVPIMPGTFGFEMLSEGAALFRPDLAVLRGEELRIDTPLKFFKAPLTGEQSKGKPVHVTLTVEVLEQRGEEVVVHVETSSELALGGRSDLTQRRIHFRGRFVLGPAPRLEPGTGKLPDALPGARARSIFHLAKEPVYLGPLFCRAEWVYVGEREVEGIIRAPRQREIFAHVARPHFQYDPLLLDAAFQVAANWDGYHHDLVSIPMGVEQMIRGRLRRTGESAYVKAKLLQVDGDEVTYDIEVQGEDGALLLGVKALWLRRLRPR comes from the coding sequence ATGACCTCCCCCACGAACATCCCTCTCGCCATCGTCGGGCTCGGTTGCAACCTGCCCGGTGCCGACTCCCCGTCGCGCTTCATGAACCTGGGCCTGGAGGGGATGCGCGCCCTGAAGCCGGCCCCGGAGGAGTGGGCGACCGGGCTGGGCCTCCACCACGCCCTGATGGGCGGCTTCGTCGAGGAGGAGGGCCGCGACTGGAAGCGCTTCCGCCTGCCGCCGAACCAGGTGGAGAAGATGCACCGCATGGATCGGCTGCTCCACCTGGCGCTCCTCCAGGCGACGGAGGACGCCGGCTACGGCCCCGAGAAGAGCCCGGGCGCCCGGTGCGCCATCTACCTCGGGGCCACCGGCCTCGGCGTGGACATGAAGATCGACCAGACGCTGCGCCTGCGCACGCCGGAGATGCGCGAGCACCTGGCGGCGATGCTGCAGGAGCACGCGGAGGGAGACCGGCTGCTGGAGGCCGTGGACCGGCACGTGTCGGAGCACACCCCGCCCATCACCGTCGAGTCCATTCCCACCACGGCCACCATCGTCGCCGGCCGACTCTCCAGCATGCTGGACACGCGGGGCGGGCACCTGGCGATCGACGCGGGGACGGCCTCGTCCCTGGCGGCGCTGAAGTTCGCCTCGCAGTCGCTGCAGCACGGGCACTGTGACGTGGCGGTGGTGGGCGCGGTGTCGCCGCTGCTCAGCCCCTCCTCCTTCGGTCTGCTGGCCGCGCGAGGCTGGCTGGCGGCGGAGGAGCTGCTCTCGCTCGATGCCCGTTCCGCGGGCACGCTGCCCGGCGAGGGCGCCGTGGCGCTCGTGCTGTGCCGGCTGGACGACGCGCTGGCGGATGGGCAGCGCATCTACGCCGTCCTGCATGGCGTCACCTCGGAGATGAACCTCAAGCAGGGCCTCTCGCGCATGTCCCGCCTGGTGGACCGCGCCGCGCGCACCTGCCTGGACATGACGGGGGTGGACCCGGAGCTGGTACGGCACGTGGAGATGCAGGCGTGCGGGATTCCCAGCCTGGAGGACCAGGAGCTGCTCGGCCTGAGGTCCGCGCTCGGCGCCACGCGCTCCGAGCTGTTGACGTTCTCCTCCGCCGCGCCCCAGGTGGGCTTCCAGCAGGCGGCCAGCGGACTGGTGTCGGTGATGCGCGCGGCGCTGGCGCTCCATGGTGGCATGCGGCCCCCCATCTCCGGCCTCACCACGCCGCGCTACGAGACGCAGAGCACGCTGGAGTGCCTCGCCCGCCCCACGAAGCTGCCGCCCCGCAGCTACGTGGGCGTCAGCTCGCTGGGCTGGGCGGGACTCGCCTACCACGCGCTGCTCGGCGCGGCGCCGAGCCGCGAGGCCACGCCCACGGTGCGCCCGGTCCGCGCGCCCTCGCAGAAGTTCGCCATCGTCGGCATGGGCGCCGTCGCACCGGGAGCCTCGGACGCGAAGTCGCTCTGGAGCAACATCATCACCAAGGCGGACGCCATCGGCGACCTGCCGCCCTCGCGCTTCAACGTCCACCGCATCCTCAACGGGCTCATGGGCCCCGGTGAAATCATCCCCCGGCTGGCGGGCGTGGTGGACCTGCCGGCGCCCGACCCTCGCTGGCTCAAGCTGCCGCCTCCACAGGCCGCGGCGTTGGACCCGGCCGTCGTCCTCTTCACCAAGGCGGCGGAGGAGGCGCTGGAGCAGGCGGGGTACCAGCCCGGCCAGTGGAACGGGCGGCGCGTCCAGGTGGTGGTGGGCCAGCTGCCCGCCCGCGCGAAGGAGTTCCAGACCGAGCAGCGCTTCGTGAGCGAGCGCTACCTGACGCTGGCCGAGGAGGCACTCCGGGCGCAGGGCATGTCGGCCCGCAAGCTGCTGCCGCTGCTGGAGACGCTGCGTCAGAGTCTGCTGTCCGCGGTGCCCCCGCTGGATGAGAACACGCTCTGGTACTACACGGGCATGACGTGCGCGACGCGGCTCGCCTCCATCCACGACTTCACCGGAGGCGTGATGGCGGTGGACGCGGCCTGCTCCAGCTCGCTGGCGGCGGTGCACATCGCCCTGCTGTCGCTGGCGAACCGGGAGGCCGACGCGGTGGTGGCCGGCGGCGTGGCCTTCAACCTGGCGCCGGAGTACGTGGCGCCCCTGGCCGTGCTCGGCTTCCTCTCCCCTCGCGGCACGTTCCCCTTCGACGATCGCGCGGACGGCTTCGTGCCAGCGGAGGGCGCGGGCGCCATCGTCATCAAGCGTTTGGAAGACGCGGAGGCGACGAAGGACAACATCCTCGCCGTCATCTCCGGCATCGGCTTCTCGAGTGATGGCCGGGGCACCACCCTGCTGGCGCCCAACCCCAAGGGCCAGGCGCGGGCGGTGGAGCGCGCGCTGGAGGACGCCAAGGCGCACCCCAACCAGGTGGGCCTGCTGGAGGCGCACGGCACCGGCACCCGGGCGGGAGACCTGTCCGAGGCCACCGCCTATGGCGAGGTCTTCCAGGCTCGCGGCCGTGACACCCCGGTGCCCATGGGCACCCTCAAGTCGCAGATCGGCCACACCTCGTCGGCCTCCGGCATGCTGGGCCTCATCAAGGCGGCCTTCGCGGTGAACCAGGCCTTCCTGCCGCCCATGAATGGCGGTGAGTTCCCCAAGTCGGAGATCCACTTCGACAAGCTGCCCATCTCCCTGTCGCTGGAGGGCCGGCCCTGGCCCACGCCGCGCGAGGGACGGAGGCTCGCCGGGGTGAGCACCTTCGCCCTGGGCGGCTCGAACTACCACGTCGTCCTCGAGGAGCACGACAACACCCACCGGATACCGAAGACGCCGGGACCGCAGCCCAACGTGATGGGCCAGCCCATCCCCAGCCGAGGGCTCTTCGCCCAGCGCTGGAGGGCGGACCTGACGCCGCTGTCGCTCTCCTCGGAGAAGCGCTACCCGGTGGCGGGCAAGAAGCTCCTGCTGCTCGGGGACGACCCGGGCATGGTGGCCTCCTTCACCCGCGTGCTGTCGGGCCGGGGAGCCCGCGTCCTCACGGTGCCCCTGGCGGGCATCACCGACCCGCTGGAAGTGGAGCGCAAGGTGCGCCGGGCCAGCGAGGACCTGGGCGGAGCCGACGGTGTCATCGACCTGGCCGCCTTCGGTCCGGCCGAGTACTTCCTCACGCTGGGCAGCGCCCGCTTCGCGCGCCGCACGGCGGAGACCACCGCGCGCTGGCACGGCACCGGACGCGCCCTGTACGAGCGCCTGGGTGACCCGAAGCGCACCGCCTGCTATGTGGCCGTCACCGCCATGGGAGGGGACTTCGGCTTCCTGGGCGACGGCGGCAACGTGCTGGGTGGCTCCACCGCGGGCTTCCTCAAGGCGCTGAAGCAGGAGCTGCCGGGCGCGATCATCAAGATCGTCGACTTCGAGCCGAGCACCTCGCACTGGGTGCTGGCGGAGACCGTCACGCGCGAGCTGGAGGAAGGCAGCGACCGGACGGAGATCGGCTACCTGGCCGGACGGCGCTTCGTGGTGGGCATGCGCCGGGCGGACTTCCCGGAGGGCAGCCCGGTGCTGCGCAAGGTGGACCCGAGCTGGGTGCTGCTCTTCTCGGGAGGCGGGCGCGGCGCCGTCTTCGAGGTGGCCAAGGCGGTGGCGCGGCTGGGCCCGAAGGTCATCCTCACCGGGCGCACCCCGGCCCCCATCGGCGCCGAGCCCTACCTGGCGCTCAACGACGAGGCGTTCGAGGCCTTCCGCAAGGAGGAGATGGTCCGGCGCAAGAAGGAGGACCCCACCCTCACGCCGGTGAAGTTCGCCGAGTCCTTCGACACCATCATCCGGGCGCGCGAGCTGTGGCGCAACCTCCAGGAGGTCTACGCGCAGGGGCTGCCCATCGAGTACGAGACGTGTGACATCCGAAACGCCGCGGACGTGCGGGCCATGGTGGACCGGGTGCGCGAGTACCACGGCCACATCGACGGGCTGGTGCACGGCGCGATGATCGAGGCCTCCAAGAGCCTGCCGGACAAGACGCCGGGGATGGTGGCGGCCACGGTGGACGTGAAGGTGATGGGCCTGGTGCACCTGCTGGAGGCCACGCGGCGGGACGATCTGAAGCTGGTGATGTGCTTCGGCTCGGGCGCGGGCCGCTTCGGCAACAAGGGCCAGACGGACTACAGCGCGGCGAACGACCTGATGAGCAAGGTCACCATGGCCTACGCCCACCGGGCGCGCTCGCACATGCGCTGCGTCACCATCGACTGGACGGCGTGGGAGGGCTCGGGCGCGGCGGTGCGCAACCGCGAGGTGGTGCAGGGCACCGGCGTCTCCTTCATCACCCCAGCCGAGGGCGCCTACTGGTTCATCAACGAGCTGATGCTGGGCCGCTCCGAGCGCGAGGTGGCCATCTTCGAGGAGCGGCTCTTCCGCGAGTGGCCCTTCCTGGGCGCCTCCGCCGAGGGCCCCGTGCCCCGGAAGGTGTACGACGACCGGGGCTTCCTGCTCGTGCCCTCGGACTTCCCGATGCTCGAGTGCGTGGAGGAGCACACCCCGGAGAAGCTGGTGGCGACGCGCACGTTCGACCTCAACAACGACCCGTTCCTGCTCCAGCACCAGCTGCACTCGGTGCCCATCATGCCGGGCACCTTCGGCTTCGAGATGCTGAGCGAGGGCGCGGCCCTCTTCCGTCCGGACCTGGCGGTGCTGCGCGGGGAGGAGCTGCGGATCGACACCCCGCTCAAGTTCTTCAAGGCGCCGCTGACGGGTGAGCAGTCGAAGGGAAAGCCGGTCCACGTCACCCTCACGGTGGAGGTGCTGGAGCAGCGCGGCGAGGAGGTGGTGGTGCACGTCGAGACCAGCAGCGAGCTGGCGCTGGGCGGCCGCTCCGACCTGACGCAGCGCCGCATCCACTTCCGGGGGCGCTTCGTGCTCGGACCGGCGCCGCGCCTGGAGCCCGGCACCGGAAAGCTGCCGGACGCGCTCCCAGGCGCGCGGGCGCGCTCCATCTTCCACCTGGCCAAGGAGCCCGTGTACCTGGGCCCGCTCTTCTGCCGCGCCGAGTGGGTCTACGTGGGCGAGCGCGAGGTGGAGGGCATCATCCGCGCCCCCCGGCAGCGGGAGATCTTCGCCCACGTGGCCCGGCCGCACTTCCAATACGACCCGCTGCTGCTGGATGCCGCCTTCCAGGTGGCCGCCAACTGGGACGGCTACCACCACGACCTGGTGTCCATCCCCATGGGCGTGGAGCAGATGATCCGCGGCCGGCTGCGGCGCACCGGTGAGTCCGCGTACGTGAAGGCGAAGCTGCTGCAGGTGGACGGCGACGAGGTCACCTACGACATCGAGGTGCAGGGCGAGGACGGAGCCCTGCTCCTGGGAGTGAAGGCGCTGTGGCTGCGGCGGTTGCGTCCCCGGTGA